One Paracidovorax avenae ATCC 19860 genomic region harbors:
- a CDS encoding phosphatase PAP2 family protein: MSAPQAWAAWAGAHPLAFWGAGLSFVLVATLLARGAALAAAPHCAPWAGRWSAPPHAMARLWAALAASALMVWGCAELLGFLASEWSVPTAWAARMDETLAGTLRARAGLPTLTLFARLTHAGDTQVLAALAALVGIALWWRRHRLLAACWAAALAGNGLLTRGFKHAFERVRPEHTHGVSAAEGYSFPSGHSSSSMVAYGMLAYLAVRLLPARWHLPALLAAAAVVFTVGWSRVVLQVHYASDVLAGWITGGTWLACCVLVANGAGHWHRSRSAPAA; encoded by the coding sequence ATGAGCGCCCCGCAGGCCTGGGCCGCCTGGGCGGGAGCGCATCCGCTGGCCTTCTGGGGCGCGGGCCTGTCGTTCGTACTGGTGGCCACGCTGCTGGCACGGGGTGCCGCGCTGGCGGCCGCGCCGCACTGCGCGCCCTGGGCCGGGCGCTGGTCGGCGCCTCCGCACGCCATGGCCCGTCTCTGGGCGGCGCTGGCCGCCTCCGCGCTGATGGTCTGGGGCTGCGCCGAGTTGCTGGGGTTCCTGGCAAGCGAGTGGTCTGTCCCCACCGCCTGGGCGGCACGGATGGACGAGACACTGGCCGGGACCCTGCGCGCACGGGCGGGCCTGCCCACCCTCACCCTGTTCGCACGCCTGACGCATGCGGGCGACACCCAGGTGCTGGCCGCCCTGGCCGCACTGGTGGGCATCGCGCTCTGGTGGCGCCGCCACCGCCTGCTGGCGGCCTGCTGGGCCGCGGCCCTGGCGGGCAATGGCCTGCTCACCCGCGGGTTCAAGCACGCTTTCGAACGGGTGCGGCCGGAGCACACGCACGGCGTCTCGGCGGCCGAAGGCTACAGCTTCCCGAGCGGGCACAGCAGCAGTTCGATGGTGGCCTACGGCATGCTGGCCTATCTGGCGGTACGCCTGCTGCCGGCGCGCTGGCACCTCCCCGCCCTGCTCGCCGCCGCCGCGGTGGTGTTCACGGTCGGCTGGAGCCGGGTGGTGCTGCAGGTGCATTACGCGAGCGACGTGCTCGCAGGCTGGATCACCGGAGGCACGTGGCTGGCCTGCTGCGTGCTGGTGGCGAACGGCGCGGGCCACTGGCACCGCAGCCGCAGCGCCCCGGCAGCCTGA
- a CDS encoding MFS transporter, with the protein MTTPSLPRDAADAPAAAFSTAAPRPRDDRTLLRAVLALGLGGFSIGTGEFVIMGLLPEVARDIGVTIPQAGHVISAYALGVVIGAPVLAVLAARWGRRALLIALMAVYALGNFASAMAPGYLSLNLLRFVTGLPHGTYFGVAALVAASLAPPGRRASAVGLVMLGLTGATLAGVPIAAALGQHFGWRAAFVFVGMIAVLAMAMVRRGVPYMPPDAAASPWRELGALRRKQVWLTLGIGAIGFGGMFAVFSYIKPTLTEVAGLPVGGVPFVLALFGAGMVAGNLVGARLADRALMRTIGGLLVWSLVVLGAFVFAAQHVVTAALATFLIGTIVAIGPALQIRLMDVAGDAQTLAAALNHSAFNCANALGAWLGGVAITAGLGWTSTGWVGALLAVAGLVVFAASLAAERRASGPPAH; encoded by the coding sequence ATGACCACGCCTTCCCTTCCCCGCGACGCCGCCGATGCCCCGGCGGCCGCCTTTTCCACGGCCGCTCCGCGCCCGCGCGACGACCGCACCCTGCTGCGCGCCGTGCTGGCGCTGGGCCTGGGCGGCTTTTCCATCGGCACGGGCGAATTCGTCATCATGGGCCTGCTGCCCGAAGTGGCGCGGGACATCGGCGTGACCATCCCGCAGGCCGGGCATGTCATCAGTGCCTATGCCCTGGGCGTGGTGATCGGCGCACCCGTGCTGGCCGTGCTCGCGGCGCGCTGGGGCCGGCGCGCACTGCTCATCGCGCTGATGGCCGTCTACGCGCTGGGCAATTTCGCCTCCGCGATGGCACCGGGCTACCTGTCGCTGAACCTGCTGCGCTTCGTCACCGGCCTGCCGCACGGCACCTATTTCGGGGTGGCCGCGCTGGTGGCCGCATCGCTCGCACCGCCGGGCCGGCGCGCGAGCGCGGTGGGCCTCGTGATGCTGGGCCTGACGGGGGCCACGCTCGCGGGCGTACCCATCGCGGCCGCGCTGGGCCAGCATTTCGGCTGGCGTGCGGCCTTCGTGTTCGTCGGGATGATCGCGGTGCTGGCGATGGCGATGGTGCGCCGGGGCGTGCCCTACATGCCGCCCGACGCGGCCGCGAGCCCCTGGCGCGAGCTCGGCGCGCTGCGGCGCAAGCAGGTCTGGCTGACCCTGGGCATCGGCGCGATCGGTTTCGGGGGCATGTTCGCGGTCTTCAGCTATATCAAGCCCACGCTCACCGAAGTGGCGGGCCTGCCCGTCGGCGGCGTGCCCTTCGTGCTGGCGCTTTTCGGCGCGGGCATGGTGGCCGGCAACCTCGTGGGCGCCCGGCTGGCGGACCGTGCCCTGATGCGCACCATCGGCGGGCTGCTGGTCTGGTCGCTGGTGGTGCTGGGGGCCTTCGTGTTCGCAGCCCAGCATGTGGTGACCGCGGCGCTGGCGACCTTCCTCATCGGCACCATCGTCGCCATCGGGCCGGCGCTGCAGATCCGGCTGATGGACGTGGCCGGCGATGCGCAGACCCTCGCCGCCGCACTCAACCATTCGGCCTTCAACTGCGCGAACGCGCTCGGTGCCTGGCTCGGCGGCGTGGCCATCACGGCAGGCCTGGGGTGGACATCCACCGGCTGGGTGGGTGCCCTGCTCGCCGTCGCCGGCCTGGTCGTGTTCGCTGCATCGCTGGCCGCGGAGCGCCGCGCGTCCGGGCCGCCCGCGCACTGA
- a CDS encoding DUF1294 domain-containing protein, with protein sequence MQFDGMIASWNDARGFGFIEPLQGGDPVFVHIKAFQGGASRPQAGQRVRFAVEAGPGGRKRACRVEPLPPAARASAARAPAMAPRPARPRGRHGAHGGSAQWGTASLLVLPAYAVFCMALAAVGTMPRWVPVACLGLSAWTYFMYWRDKRAAEQGAWRTSEKTLHLLALAGGWPGALLAQQVLRHKSAKRSFRTVFWATVALHAAALGWLCSPYGDGLRAALPA encoded by the coding sequence ATGCAGTTCGACGGCATGATCGCGTCCTGGAACGACGCGCGGGGTTTCGGTTTCATCGAGCCGCTGCAGGGCGGTGATCCGGTGTTCGTCCACATCAAGGCCTTCCAGGGCGGCGCGTCCCGGCCCCAGGCCGGCCAGCGGGTGCGCTTCGCCGTGGAGGCCGGCCCCGGCGGCCGCAAGCGGGCCTGCCGCGTCGAGCCCCTGCCGCCCGCGGCGCGCGCGTCCGCGGCCCGGGCGCCCGCCATGGCGCCACGGCCGGCCCGGCCCCGCGGCCGCCACGGGGCGCATGGCGGCTCCGCGCAATGGGGCACCGCGAGCCTGCTCGTGCTGCCGGCCTATGCCGTGTTCTGCATGGCACTGGCGGCCGTCGGCACGATGCCCCGCTGGGTTCCGGTGGCCTGCCTGGGCCTGAGTGCCTGGACCTACTTCATGTACTGGCGGGACAAGCGGGCCGCGGAGCAGGGGGCCTGGCGCACTTCCGAGAAGACCTTGCACCTCCTGGCGCTGGCCGGAGGCTGGCCCGGAGCCCTGCTGGCGCAGCAGGTGCTGCGCCACAAGTCCGCCAAGCGGTCCTTCCGCACCGTGTTCTGGGCCACCGTGGCGCTGCATGCCGCGGCGCTCGGCTGGCTGTGCTCGCCGTACGGCGACGGCCTGCGCGCGGCCCTGCCTGCCTGA
- a CDS encoding PilZ domain-containing protein encodes MPVPPAPGPDAPSAPGAPVSAVTGTPFLQEREVTLLKAGIRDFAQVASSMPPAQARDWMERVIGCLRGLLPAYGGVLAHWTGEGAAVLFPPEEGKQEGDGKGDEGGVQRAAMYAVALQMALKDLNDAFRQDRLPPVYVGVGIAFGSALVGDFAPSGGGRQAPVLLGTVVSEASQLRAFALRGQVLVSEAVYQRCWTMASVSAPTHVFVKGRSEPLPLRELVAVPGRRLKVPRQEFRRSLRVEANLPCSCQLVQDGAVLPHLVPCSVRDMGYHGALLELGEPVPLHGELRLAFDLPIARYQARDVYARVVTLNTTGPQVLAGVEFTATSAEFDAQVRRFVQGMVASG; translated from the coding sequence ATGCCTGTTCCTCCCGCTCCCGGCCCCGACGCTCCTTCCGCGCCCGGCGCACCCGTGTCCGCGGTCACCGGGACACCTTTCCTGCAGGAGCGCGAAGTCACGCTGCTCAAGGCCGGCATCCGCGATTTCGCGCAGGTGGCCTCGTCGATGCCGCCTGCCCAGGCCCGCGACTGGATGGAGCGCGTGATCGGCTGCCTGCGCGGACTGCTGCCCGCCTATGGCGGCGTGCTCGCCCACTGGACGGGCGAGGGCGCCGCGGTGCTGTTCCCGCCGGAAGAAGGCAAGCAGGAGGGCGATGGCAAGGGCGACGAGGGCGGCGTACAGCGCGCGGCCATGTATGCCGTGGCGCTGCAGATGGCGCTCAAGGACCTGAACGACGCCTTCCGCCAGGACCGGTTGCCCCCGGTGTACGTGGGCGTGGGCATCGCCTTCGGCTCCGCGCTGGTGGGCGACTTCGCGCCGTCCGGTGGCGGGCGCCAGGCACCCGTGCTGCTGGGCACGGTCGTGTCCGAGGCTTCCCAGCTTCGCGCCTTCGCGCTGCGCGGACAGGTGCTGGTGAGCGAGGCGGTGTACCAGCGCTGCTGGACGATGGCGTCGGTATCGGCGCCGACCCATGTCTTCGTCAAGGGCCGTTCCGAGCCCCTGCCGCTGCGCGAGCTGGTGGCAGTACCGGGCCGGCGGCTCAAGGTACCCCGCCAGGAATTCCGCCGCAGCCTGCGGGTGGAAGCCAACCTGCCGTGCTCGTGCCAGCTCGTGCAGGACGGTGCGGTGCTCCCCCACCTGGTGCCCTGTTCGGTGCGTGACATGGGCTACCACGGCGCGTTGCTGGAACTGGGCGAGCCGGTGCCGCTGCACGGCGAGCTGCGGCTCGCGTTCGACCTGCCGATCGCACGCTACCAGGCGCGGGACGTGTATGCGCGCGTGGTCACCCTCAACACCACGGGCCCCCAGGTGCTGGCCGGGGTGGAGTTCACCGCCACCAGCGCGGAGTTCGATGCCCAGGTGCGGCGCTTCGTGCAGGGCATGGTGGCCTCCGGCTGA
- the urtE gene encoding urea ABC transporter ATP-binding subunit UrtE has translation MLTVHNLHQYYGGSHILRDVSLDAAPGKVTVLLGRNGVGKTTLLKSLMGLVPIRSGTITWEGQPIQGRTPYERARAGIGFVPQGREIFGRLTVEENLRMGLAYKSGSTPVPEHLYTLFPVLRQMLGRRGGDLSGGQQQQLAIARALAPSPRLLILDEPTEGIQPSIIKDIGRVIRRLADEGLDGHPVSVLLCEQYYDFAEELADEYLVMERGEVIARGPGSEMQARGIRQLVAI, from the coding sequence ATGCTCACCGTCCACAACCTCCACCAGTACTACGGCGGCTCCCACATCCTCCGCGACGTGAGCCTCGACGCCGCCCCCGGCAAGGTCACGGTCCTCCTCGGCCGCAACGGTGTCGGCAAGACCACGCTGCTCAAGAGCCTCATGGGCCTGGTGCCCATCCGCAGCGGAACCATCACCTGGGAGGGCCAGCCGATCCAGGGCCGCACGCCCTACGAGCGCGCCCGCGCCGGCATCGGCTTCGTGCCGCAGGGCCGCGAGATCTTCGGCCGGCTGACGGTGGAAGAGAACCTGCGCATGGGCCTGGCCTACAAGAGCGGCTCCACGCCCGTGCCGGAGCATCTCTACACGCTGTTCCCGGTGCTGCGGCAGATGCTGGGCCGGCGCGGCGGGGACCTGTCGGGCGGGCAGCAGCAGCAACTGGCGATCGCGCGGGCGCTCGCGCCCAGCCCGCGGCTGCTGATCCTGGACGAACCGACCGAAGGCATCCAGCCCAGCATCATCAAGGACATCGGCCGGGTGATCCGGCGCCTCGCGGACGAGGGGCTGGACGGCCATCCGGTGTCCGTGCTGCTGTGCGAGCAGTACTACGACTTCGCCGAGGAGCTGGCCGACGAGTACCTCGTGATGGAGCGGGGCGAAGTGATCGCGCGCGGGCCCGGCAGCGAGATGCAGGCGCGGGGCATCCGGCAACTGGTCGCGATCTGA
- the urtD gene encoding urea ABC transporter ATP-binding protein UrtD: MTPDLMDEGARRAGAAGSAAPAAGHGTESGGRAAGFSRVAVPGEVDVTHGRILYLEDVHVAFDGFKAINGLNLDIAPGELRCIIGPNGAGKTTMMDIITGKTRPDRGTVYFGSTIDLLRHNEPGIAQLGIGRKFQKPTVFEQLTVFENLELALKTHKGVASSMFFRLDSAQKDRLAEVLHTIHLAHQPARRAAELSHGQKQWLEIGMLLMQDPKLLLLDEPVAGMTDEETARTAELFLSLKGRHSLMVVEHDMSFIRAISEKVTVLCDGAVLAEGTLDEVQGDERVIEVYLGR; the protein is encoded by the coding sequence ATGACCCCCGATCTCATGGACGAAGGCGCGCGCCGCGCTGGCGCTGCCGGCTCCGCGGCACCCGCAGCGGGCCACGGCACCGAATCCGGCGGCCGCGCCGCGGGCTTCTCGCGCGTGGCCGTGCCCGGCGAGGTGGACGTGACCCACGGCCGCATCCTCTATCTGGAAGACGTGCACGTGGCCTTCGACGGCTTCAAGGCCATCAACGGCCTGAACCTCGACATCGCCCCCGGCGAGCTGCGCTGCATCATCGGCCCCAACGGCGCGGGCAAGACGACGATGATGGACATCATCACCGGCAAGACGCGGCCCGACCGCGGCACGGTGTACTTCGGCTCCACCATCGACCTGCTGCGCCACAACGAGCCCGGCATCGCGCAACTGGGCATCGGCCGCAAGTTCCAGAAACCCACGGTGTTCGAGCAGCTCACGGTGTTCGAGAACCTGGAGCTGGCCCTCAAGACGCACAAAGGCGTCGCGTCTTCCATGTTCTTCCGCCTCGACTCGGCGCAGAAGGACCGGCTCGCCGAGGTGCTGCACACCATCCACCTCGCGCACCAGCCCGCTCGCCGCGCGGCCGAGCTGAGCCATGGGCAGAAACAGTGGCTGGAGATCGGCATGCTGCTCATGCAGGACCCCAAGCTGCTGCTGCTCGACGAACCGGTGGCAGGCATGACCGACGAAGAGACGGCGCGCACGGCGGAGCTGTTCCTCTCGCTCAAGGGCCGGCATTCGCTGATGGTGGTGGAGCACGATATGTCGTTCATCCGGGCGATCTCCGAGAAAGTGACGGTGCTGTGCGACGGGGCCGTGCTGGCGGAGGGGACGCTGGACGAGGTGCAGGGGGATGAGCGGGTGATCGAGGTGTATTTGGGGCGGTGA
- the urtC gene encoding urea ABC transporter permease subunit UrtC: MTIPKPIQLPAPAPLLTRGGWTGFIVALIAVCAVAPALNLLVPAGSAFHLSDYAVALLGKIMCYAICALAMDLIWGYTGILSLGHGLFFALGGYVMGMYLMRQIGRDGNYKSDLPDFMVFLDWKDLPWHWALSDSFVATLVLVVAVPGLVAFVFGYFAFRSRIKGVYFSIITQAMTYAAMLLFFRNETGFGGNNGFTDFKRILGQPIATQNMRMLLFVLTGLALLGFFLLGRWLVGSKFGRVLQAIRDAETRVMFSGYSPLPYKLAIWTISAMMCGVAGALYVPQVGIINPGEMSAANSIEIAVWAAVGGRATLAGPIAGAFIVNGAKSWLTVTAPEFWLYFLGALFIAVTLFLPQGVAGLLRSPGGWRGRIAKALRKEEGGAAR, encoded by the coding sequence ATGACCATTCCAAAACCCATCCAATTGCCTGCACCAGCACCGCTGCTTACGCGCGGTGGGTGGACGGGCTTCATCGTGGCGCTGATCGCGGTCTGCGCGGTGGCGCCGGCGCTGAACCTGCTCGTGCCGGCCGGCAGCGCCTTCCATCTCTCCGACTACGCCGTGGCGCTGCTGGGCAAGATCATGTGCTATGCCATCTGTGCGCTGGCCATGGACCTGATCTGGGGCTACACGGGCATCCTGAGCCTGGGCCACGGGCTCTTTTTCGCGCTGGGCGGCTACGTGATGGGCATGTATCTGATGCGCCAGATCGGCCGCGACGGCAACTACAAGAGCGACCTGCCCGATTTCATGGTGTTCCTGGACTGGAAGGACCTGCCCTGGCACTGGGCGCTGTCGGACAGCTTCGTCGCCACGCTGGTCCTGGTCGTGGCCGTGCCGGGGCTGGTGGCGTTCGTGTTCGGCTACTTCGCCTTCCGCTCGCGCATCAAGGGCGTGTATTTCTCGATCATCACGCAGGCCATGACGTACGCGGCCATGCTGCTCTTCTTCCGCAACGAGACGGGCTTCGGCGGCAACAACGGCTTCACCGACTTCAAGCGCATCCTGGGACAGCCCATCGCCACGCAGAACATGCGCATGCTGCTGTTCGTGCTCACGGGGCTGGCGCTGCTCGGCTTCTTCCTCCTGGGCCGCTGGCTGGTGGGCTCCAAGTTCGGCCGGGTGCTGCAGGCGATCCGCGACGCGGAGACCCGGGTGATGTTCTCAGGCTACTCGCCGCTGCCCTACAAGCTCGCCATCTGGACCATCAGCGCCATGATGTGCGGCGTGGCCGGCGCGCTCTACGTGCCGCAGGTGGGCATCATCAACCCCGGCGAGATGAGCGCCGCCAACTCCATCGAGATCGCCGTCTGGGCGGCCGTGGGCGGGCGCGCGACGCTGGCCGGACCGATCGCGGGGGCCTTCATCGTCAATGGCGCGAAGAGCTGGCTGACGGTGACGGCGCCGGAGTTCTGGCTGTATTTCCTGGGCGCGCTGTTCATCGCCGTCACGCTGTTCCTGCCGCAGGGCGTGGCGGGGCTGCTGCGCTCGCCGGGCGGATGGCGCGGCCGCATCGCCAAGGCCCTGCGCAAGGAAGAAGGAGGCGCCGCGCGATGA
- the urtB gene encoding urea ABC transporter permease subunit UrtB produces MSTTFFHRLIACLLLCAAMQAQALTADAARAMAAGDTDERIAALQQAVATPDEATVAFIRAMADDAVKIAGGRAIVVKDGKGADPVTGAPVSVPDDAEDIVNNNRMRGEFDTALASLQLMSPDVAQRRAAIDALKDESDEARLPLIDKALAAEREPGLKARLEAIRARIQLSASDPAQRQLAAQALAGSGNPATRTVLLEQLRNEQDPKVRAALDSGLKAVEARLQWGERLGALFSGLSLGSILLLVALGLAITYGLMGVINMAHGELMMIGAYATYVVQGLFQKYLPGAFDWYLVAAVPVAFLASALMGAVLERGVIRFLYGRPLETLLATWGISLVLQQLVRSLFGAQNVGVENPAWMSGGVQVLENLQLPWNRLVIVAFAFAVLGGVAFLIGRTRLGLFVRGVTQNRPIASCMGVNTARVDTYAFALGSGIAGLAGCALSQVGNVGPDLGQGYIVDSFMVVVLGGVGQLAGTVYAALGLGVLNKFLESWTGAVLAKIAVLVLIIVFIQKRPQGIFAVKGRTAD; encoded by the coding sequence ATGTCCACCACCTTTTTCCATCGCCTGATCGCCTGCCTGCTGCTGTGCGCGGCGATGCAGGCGCAAGCGCTCACGGCGGATGCGGCGCGGGCGATGGCCGCGGGCGATACCGACGAGCGGATCGCGGCGCTGCAGCAGGCCGTTGCCACGCCCGATGAGGCCACGGTGGCTTTCATCCGGGCGATGGCCGACGATGCGGTCAAGATCGCGGGCGGCCGGGCCATCGTGGTGAAGGACGGCAAGGGTGCCGATCCGGTCACCGGTGCGCCGGTGAGCGTGCCGGACGACGCGGAGGACATCGTCAACAACAACCGCATGCGCGGAGAGTTCGACACCGCGCTGGCCTCGCTGCAGCTCATGTCGCCGGATGTGGCGCAGCGCCGCGCTGCGATCGATGCGCTCAAGGACGAGAGCGACGAGGCGCGGCTGCCGCTGATCGACAAGGCCCTGGCCGCCGAGCGCGAGCCGGGGCTCAAGGCGCGGCTCGAGGCGATCCGCGCGCGCATCCAGCTCTCGGCCAGCGACCCGGCGCAGCGCCAGCTGGCGGCGCAGGCCCTGGCTGGCAGTGGCAACCCGGCCACGCGCACGGTGCTGCTGGAGCAGTTGCGCAACGAGCAGGATCCGAAGGTGCGCGCGGCCCTCGATTCCGGGCTGAAGGCCGTGGAAGCGCGGCTGCAGTGGGGCGAGCGCCTGGGCGCGTTGTTCTCGGGCCTCAGCCTGGGATCGATCCTGCTGCTGGTCGCGCTGGGCCTGGCCATCACCTACGGGCTGATGGGCGTTATCAACATGGCGCACGGCGAGCTGATGATGATCGGCGCCTATGCCACCTACGTGGTGCAGGGCCTGTTCCAGAAATACCTGCCCGGCGCATTCGACTGGTACCTGGTCGCGGCCGTGCCGGTGGCGTTCCTCGCGTCGGCGCTGATGGGTGCGGTGCTGGAGCGCGGCGTGATCCGCTTCCTCTACGGCCGGCCACTGGAGACCCTGCTGGCCACCTGGGGCATCAGCCTGGTGCTGCAGCAATTGGTGCGCAGCCTCTTCGGTGCGCAGAACGTGGGCGTCGAGAACCCCGCCTGGATGAGCGGTGGCGTGCAGGTGCTGGAGAACCTGCAACTGCCGTGGAACCGCCTGGTGATCGTGGCGTTCGCGTTCGCGGTGCTGGGCGGCGTGGCCTTCCTCATCGGCCGCACGCGGCTGGGGCTGTTCGTGCGCGGCGTGACGCAGAACCGGCCCATCGCCTCGTGCATGGGCGTGAACACCGCGCGCGTCGATACCTATGCCTTCGCGCTGGGCTCCGGCATCGCGGGGCTGGCGGGCTGCGCCCTGAGCCAGGTCGGCAACGTGGGGCCGGACCTGGGGCAGGGCTACATCGTGGACTCGTTCATGGTGGTGGTGCTGGGCGGCGTGGGCCAGCTGGCCGGCACCGTCTACGCGGCGCTGGGCCTGGGCGTGCTGAACAAGTTCCTCGAAAGCTGGACGGGGGCCGTGCTGGCCAAGATCGCCGTGCTGGTGCTCATCATCGTCTTCATCCAGAAGCGGCCGCAGGGCATCTTCGCGGTCAAGGGCCGCACTGCGGACTAA
- the urtA gene encoding urea ABC transporter substrate-binding protein: MQRRFTLQALCAAAALAGLSALPAHAADTIKIGVLHSLSGTMAISETVLKDTVLMAIEDINAKGGVLGKKLEPVVVDPASNWPLFAEKTKQLLGQDKVSVIFGCWTSVSRKSVLPVVEEMNGLLFYPVQYEGEELSKNVFYTGAAPNQQAIPAVDYLMSKDGGGAKRWVLLGTDYVYPRTTNKILRAYLKSKGVKDSDIDEKYTPFGHSDYQTIVADIKKFSQGGKTAVVSTINGDSNVPFYKELGNAGLKAKDVPVVAFSVGEEELRGVDTKPLVGHLAAWNYFMSIKNPTNTAFIKQWSDYAKKNNIPGHKDKPLTNDPMEATWIGVHMWAQAVEKAKSTDVDKVIAAMAGQTFQAPSGIVSKMDEKNHHLHKSVFIGEIKADGQFNVVWKTPGPVKAKPWSPYIEGNDKKKDEPEKK, encoded by the coding sequence ATGCAACGTCGCTTCACCCTCCAGGCGCTGTGCGCCGCCGCCGCTCTGGCCGGCCTCTCCGCGCTGCCCGCCCATGCTGCCGACACCATCAAGATCGGCGTGCTGCACAGCCTCTCGGGCACGATGGCCATTTCCGAGACGGTGCTGAAAGACACGGTGCTGATGGCCATCGAGGACATCAACGCCAAGGGCGGCGTGCTGGGCAAGAAGCTCGAGCCCGTGGTGGTGGACCCGGCCTCCAACTGGCCGCTGTTTGCCGAGAAGACCAAGCAGCTGCTGGGCCAGGACAAGGTCTCGGTGATCTTCGGCTGCTGGACCAGCGTGAGCCGCAAGTCCGTGCTGCCGGTGGTCGAGGAAATGAACGGCCTGCTGTTCTACCCGGTGCAGTACGAGGGCGAGGAACTGTCCAAGAACGTGTTCTATACCGGCGCCGCGCCCAACCAGCAGGCCATTCCCGCGGTGGACTACCTCATGAGCAAGGACGGCGGCGGTGCCAAGCGCTGGGTGCTGCTGGGCACGGACTACGTCTATCCCCGCACCACCAACAAGATCCTGCGCGCCTACCTCAAATCCAAGGGCGTGAAGGATTCCGACATCGACGAGAAGTACACCCCCTTCGGCCACAGCGACTACCAGACCATCGTGGCCGACATCAAGAAGTTCAGCCAGGGCGGCAAGACGGCGGTGGTCTCCACCATCAACGGCGACTCCAACGTGCCCTTCTACAAAGAGCTGGGCAACGCGGGCCTCAAGGCCAAGGACGTGCCGGTCGTCGCCTTCAGCGTGGGCGAAGAGGAACTGCGCGGCGTGGACACCAAGCCCCTGGTCGGCCACCTGGCGGCATGGAACTACTTCATGTCGATCAAGAACCCGACCAACACGGCCTTCATCAAGCAGTGGAGCGACTACGCGAAGAAGAACAACATCCCCGGCCACAAGGACAAGCCGCTGACCAACGACCCGATGGAAGCCACCTGGATCGGCGTGCACATGTGGGCGCAGGCCGTGGAAAAGGCCAAGAGCACCGACGTGGACAAGGTGATCGCCGCCATGGCGGGCCAGACCTTCCAGGCGCCCAGCGGCATCGTCAGCAAGATGGACGAGAAGAACCACCACCTGCACAAGAGCGTGTTCATCGGCGAGATCAAGGCCGACGGCCAGTTCAACGTGGTGTGGAAGACGCCCGGCCCGGTCAAGGCCAAGCCGTGGAGTCCGTATATCGAGGGCAACGACAAGAAGAAGGACGAGCCCGAGAAGAAGTGA